DNA from Malus sylvestris chromosome 11, drMalSylv7.2, whole genome shotgun sequence:
CATTGGTGGTTCTCGATCGGGTATCGAGTCTCGCTtgctatgaatatatatatatatatatatatatatatatatatatatatatatataatccttTAGTTAATTAGATCTACTGCTTGACATCAGAGTACGCGACgaacaagattacaaaataataaaaatattattaaataacaaaaatgtcGAAACGGttacaaaatccaaaaaaactACATTGCGACTGATTTGTTTATCATACTAAACTACAAACTCTATTTATAGATAatcaaaacctaagaaacccacTAGGCCTAAATCataaactaaaaaacaaaatccaaatattaaaataaacttatatattaatattttttttaacacttcCATCAAACTCATGACGGTACATGACATGAATTTAATAATTGACAATGTGGATACTTAAGATACTCAAAGAAATTTTGTCCTcgaaatttggaagatcttacTCCTTGTACAATTAAGAAACTCAAAGAAGAAAAGTTCCGAGTAAGTATGTGCTCTTACAAAAGTTCCGAGTAAGTATATCAAAGTGTAATATCTTACTCCTTAATCTCACAATTTCAATATCCTTTTGGTATCTACTTAATCACTACTGGATCGAGACTAAGACAATACCAAAGACTACGAATTTCCATACCTATCTCTAGCATACTTCACCTAGATACCTACATAGGACTATTTGATCCcaaatcttattcataccaaaGAGTAAGATAATACCAAATATATTGGTCATTATATTTCATCAAATTAATTTCAACCCACACTAGATATTATTGAATCCTCAAATTGAAGAAGGGATgtgattttgtaaaaaaaacaataaattaagGGTGCTTGTTATACCAAATTATTTCGAATTGGACTAGTTTTAAAGATTAAAGTGGCTTAAATAGATAAAATTGGATTGACTtaatgaagcgtttggtgcagtatcagaCTAAGCTTGACTAGCTATTGTAAATATTACATCTTTTTCAAGTTTCAATGAAACTTGAAAAGTTTGAACtttgataaaataataataataataataataaatgtaTAATCTGAAAAGGTCTTAAAAATGGAAAACAATCATTGCGAGATTCTTTTTATGTGAATTTTAAAGATTTTGTGATCGTAaccgttcatcatatatcgtgagatcagaaatcatttcaaattttaaaatttaaaattaaatatgaataatacctaacaaaaactaactgcacgatatacaataaacgaTTACGATCATAGAATTCCTAAGATGCCAAAAAGAATTCTGGCCGATTCCTTTTCCGAGAGGCGTCTGATTCtagatttttcaaatttttttatttcaaatatacaacaatttatataatgacaACGGTGGTAAAAAGCCGTCTTCACTGAAAATTTTATAATGATTTGAGAGAAATGTGATGTCACGTGCAGTCTATAGCCCACACCCCAAAGTCCCAATCGCAATCTACAGCGAAGCTATTCCATTTTTCTattcaattattcaattttatttgcttttcaaatttattcactttcctctctctctttctctgttcTCCGGCCAAATCCAAAAACCCTAACGAGCTCCGATCATCCCTCTGCAAGTTCGGCAGAAGGCCACTGAATTTTGTGAAGATTTTGGGTTGATTGTTATTGTTTTGGATAAAACTTTGTGATTTTTCAAAGCATGAAAGAAGGGAAATCGGTAAAATTGAACGGTCAACAGCCGCAGCCGCCGCAGCACCAGAACGGTCACTTGTCGCCGTTCAAATTCGCCAAGTTGTTGGATCCGGAAGCTTCCTGGGACAAGGTACTTCAACTTCCCGAGATTGTACGATATGTTTGGTTCCCGAGAAAGTATGAtatgtttggttgccgagaaagttTGATAGAAAACGAACTAGAAAAAGAAGTTTGAATCTTGGGTATCTATTGAAGCATCGGAATTTACAATGCGTTTCTGAAATTTTGGAATTGAAGGCCAATATTGAAACGGTCAAATTTATTGAATATAACGAgcagaaaattaataaaattctgCATTGGTTAATATTTCTCATGGCTAACTTGAATGAtttactctgtgtgtgtgtgtgtgtgcaggaTCAATTGGGAGATGTCTTGCATTGGATTCGACAAGCAATGGCCCTCGCATGTGGGCTACTGTGGGGTGCAATACCATTGGTCGGAGGCATATGGTTCGTCATGTAAGTTGATGGTTGGACACCTTAATTGCTTGTCATAGTTACCGTTTACGCTTAATCATCATATGTTTGTGTTGCTAATCAGTGATCAGCTCATTTAACTTGAGGATCATTAGGAACCCATCAAATCAAATCTTGGCAAGGAATTTGCCCAAATGTAACATTGTTTGCTTAGTGTTAAGAAATCAGTGGTAATGGGACTTAAAACTCATTTTGTACTGCCCAATATTTGGATCATAAAACATATGAGTAAGTATGCTGAAACTTAGATTCTCTAGGTCGTCGGTGTTACTTTGAAGACTTCAGGAATCCTATTTAATCATAGGGGTGTAGAACTTCAGCTTCCCGTCATTGCCTAGAATCTTAATGGCCTATATGAACACTAGAGCATTATAATTTTAGAGAGTTTCTTTCAAAATCGACATATTAAATGAAGAGTTACCTTCGTGAGTTCAACTGTAAAGCTGGAGCATTCATCAaattgttttctgcaatattGTAGTTCTCGGAAAGAGAGAATTACCTCAACTTTAGGGGGACTTAGTGCAGACAGTTTTCAATTTACCGTACCAACTTGATAGGTTTACGCAGGCATGTAATACAATTTAGATTCACACAGACAACTTATCTCTTAGTTTCAGGCCAAGAGAGAAGAACAAATGCCTGAGTTGGATGTCCTTGCTTCCCATCTACGTGTTTGAGAAATATGATTCGATGGTTTTGAGTTTTCTCTTATGTATCATATGCTTCCACCATCTTAAGataacaattttctttttctccaaaCTAGTGTCATATATTTTCTTAATCTTTATGTGGTGgactttttttttcacagttttttgGTAATATCGACTGGAATTATATATGGCTACTACGCAATGGTACTAAAGGTTGACGAAGAAGACTTTGGTGGCCATGGAGCTCTCCTCCAAGAGGGGCTTTTTGCTTCCATAACTCTTTTTCTGGTAGTTTTCAAACTTATATCGCCT
Protein-coding regions in this window:
- the LOC126591174 gene encoding uncharacterized protein LOC126591174, whose product is MKEGKSVKLNGQQPQPPQHQNGHLSPFKFAKLLDPEASWDKDQLGDVLHWIRQAMALACGLLWGAIPLVGGIWFVIFLVISTGIIYGYYAMVLKVDEEDFGGHGALLQEGLFASITLFLLAWILVYSLGHF